In Myxococcaceae bacterium JPH2, the following are encoded in one genomic region:
- the rpoB gene encoding DNA-directed RNA polymerase subunit beta, with translation MPTQIQNNFRARKTFAKIAKIIDIPNLINIQKQSYEKFLQADIAPEKREELGLQGVFKSVFPIRDFNETSSLEFVSYHLEKPKYDVDECHQRGMTYSAPIKVVVRLVVWDKDEETGAQSIRDVKEQEVYFGEIPLMTQNGTFIINGTERVVVSQLHRSPGAFFDHDKGKSHSSGKLLYNARIIPYRGSWIDFEFDHKDLLYVRIDRRRKLPATVLIRALGAVSDTAKKNPLEFKGSTEEILNYYYATETIYLLSGTEFEKSVELELLPGQRATRDIKTKTGELIVKKNRKFTRAAIKKLEAAKMTKLPIDVDELFTKVSAYDVVDENTGEVILECNEEVSQEKVEELLKRGIKEFKVLFIDNLNVGPYLRETLMLDKIESPEQAIMEIYRRLRPGDPPTPETATNLFSNLFFNSERYDLSKVGRLKLNFKFSLEEPLDGQILTKRDILEVIRYLIDLKNGKGTIDDIDHLGNRRVRAVGELLENQYRIGLVRMERAIKERMSLQEIETLMPHDLINAKPVTAVIKEFFGSSQLSQFMDQTNPLSEVTHKRRLSALGPGGLTRERAGFEVRDVHPTHYGRICPIETPEGPNIGLIASLSTYARVNEFGFVETPYRKVEAGSVTADVAFYSALEEEKHTIAQANAETDKKGKFLNALVQSRRGGEFIQVKAEDVDLMDVSPNQLVSVAASLIPFLENDDANRALMGSNMQRQAVPLLRTAAPLVGTGIEAIVARDSGVTCVARRDGIVESVDASRIVVKAETPAALSDVSSEVDIYSLLKYQRSNQNTCLNQKPIVRKGDRVKKGDVIADGPATETGELALGQNVVVAFMPWQGYNFEDSILLSERILKEDVFTSIHIEEFECIARDTKLGKEEITRDIPNVGEEALKDLDESGIIRIGAEVKPGDVLVGKITPKGETQLSPEEKLLRAIFGEKAGDVRDSSLRVPPGVVGTVINAKVFSRKGVEKDERAKQIESMEEAKLLKDQNDEIKVLQDSAYSRLRGLVRGKEVQGKLVDDKGRILLKKGDILNDELLATVPYKYWGEISVGDPLDSRLRDILRNLEETKEAVKLAFGEKIARIKKGDELPPGVIKMVKVYVAIKRKLAVGDKMAGRHGNKGVVSRVLPEEDMPFLEDGRPVDIVLNPLGVPSRMNIGQILETHLGWAAKGVGEQLQRYIEEKYSGEQLKKQLRTIYDDKAFGDFVETLSDEEVQDLCRRLKKGIHVATPVFDGARETELHNLFDEGRLPRSGQMVLFDGRTGEPFDQNVTVGVMYMLKLHHLVDEKIHARSIGPYSLVTQQPLGGKAQFGGQRLGEMEVWAMEAYGAAYTLQEFLTVKSDDVVGRTRMYEAIVKGDNVLESGLPESFNVLLKELQSLALDVELLESAPPERQRSFGGDFLGGGDGEDRKTGTEA, from the coding sequence CGAAGATCATCGACATTCCCAATCTCATCAATATCCAAAAGCAGTCCTACGAGAAGTTCCTCCAGGCCGACATCGCTCCTGAGAAGCGTGAAGAGCTCGGCCTTCAGGGGGTCTTCAAGTCCGTCTTCCCGATTCGCGACTTCAACGAGACCTCCTCGCTGGAGTTCGTCAGCTATCACCTGGAGAAGCCGAAGTACGACGTTGATGAGTGCCACCAGCGTGGCATGACCTATTCGGCGCCCATCAAGGTCGTCGTCCGTCTCGTGGTGTGGGACAAGGACGAGGAGACCGGCGCGCAGTCCATCCGCGACGTGAAGGAGCAGGAGGTCTACTTCGGTGAAATCCCGCTGATGACCCAGAACGGCACCTTCATCATCAACGGGACCGAGCGCGTGGTGGTCAGCCAGCTGCACCGCAGCCCGGGTGCCTTCTTCGACCACGACAAGGGCAAGAGCCACTCGTCTGGCAAGCTGCTCTACAACGCCCGCATCATCCCGTACCGCGGTTCGTGGATCGACTTCGAGTTCGACCACAAGGACCTGCTGTACGTCCGCATCGACCGGCGCCGCAAGCTGCCGGCCACCGTGCTCATTCGCGCCCTGGGCGCTGTGAGTGACACGGCCAAGAAGAACCCGCTCGAGTTCAAGGGCTCCACCGAGGAGATCCTGAACTACTACTACGCCACCGAGACCATCTATCTGCTCAGTGGCACCGAGTTCGAGAAGAGCGTCGAGCTGGAGCTGCTCCCGGGTCAGCGCGCCACGCGCGACATCAAGACGAAGACGGGCGAGCTCATCGTCAAGAAGAACCGCAAGTTCACCCGCGCCGCCATCAAGAAGCTTGAAGCGGCGAAGATGACCAAGCTCCCCATCGACGTGGACGAGCTCTTCACCAAGGTGTCCGCCTACGACGTGGTGGACGAGAACACCGGTGAGGTCATCCTCGAGTGCAACGAGGAAGTCAGCCAGGAGAAGGTCGAGGAGCTCCTCAAGCGCGGCATCAAGGAGTTCAAGGTCCTCTTCATCGACAACCTCAACGTGGGTCCGTACCTGCGTGAGACGTTGATGCTGGACAAGATCGAGTCGCCCGAGCAGGCCATCATGGAGATCTACCGGCGCCTGCGCCCGGGTGATCCCCCGACGCCGGAGACGGCGACCAACCTGTTCAGCAACCTGTTCTTCAACTCGGAGCGCTACGACCTGTCCAAGGTCGGCCGCCTCAAGCTGAACTTCAAGTTCAGCCTCGAGGAGCCGCTCGACGGGCAGATCCTCACCAAGCGCGACATCCTCGAGGTCATCCGCTACCTGATCGACCTGAAGAACGGCAAGGGGACCATCGACGACATCGACCACCTCGGCAACCGGCGCGTGCGCGCGGTGGGCGAGCTGCTCGAGAACCAGTACCGCATCGGTCTGGTCCGCATGGAGCGAGCGATCAAGGAGCGCATGAGCCTCCAGGAGATCGAGACGCTCATGCCGCATGACCTCATCAACGCCAAGCCGGTCACGGCGGTCATCAAGGAGTTCTTCGGGTCCAGCCAGCTGTCGCAGTTCATGGACCAGACGAACCCGCTGTCCGAGGTGACGCACAAGCGCCGCCTGTCCGCCCTTGGGCCTGGCGGTCTGACGCGCGAGCGCGCGGGCTTCGAAGTCCGCGACGTGCACCCGACGCACTACGGCCGCATCTGCCCCATCGAGACGCCGGAAGGTCCGAACATCGGCCTCATCGCGTCGCTGTCGACCTACGCGCGCGTCAATGAGTTCGGCTTCGTGGAGACGCCGTACCGCAAGGTGGAGGCGGGCTCGGTCACCGCGGACGTGGCCTTCTACTCGGCGCTGGAGGAGGAGAAGCACACCATCGCCCAGGCGAACGCCGAGACGGACAAGAAGGGCAAGTTCCTCAACGCGCTCGTGCAGAGCCGCCGCGGCGGTGAGTTCATCCAGGTCAAGGCCGAGGACGTGGACTTGATGGACGTGTCCCCGAACCAGCTGGTGTCGGTGGCCGCCTCTCTCATCCCGTTCCTGGAGAACGACGACGCCAACCGCGCGCTCATGGGCTCCAACATGCAGCGCCAGGCGGTGCCCCTGCTGCGCACGGCGGCCCCGCTCGTGGGCACGGGCATCGAGGCCATCGTGGCGCGCGACTCCGGCGTCACGTGCGTGGCCCGCCGCGACGGCATCGTCGAGTCGGTGGACGCCAGCCGCATCGTGGTGAAGGCGGAGACGCCGGCGGCCCTGAGCGACGTGTCGAGCGAGGTGGATATCTACAGCCTCCTCAAGTACCAGCGCTCGAACCAGAACACCTGCCTCAACCAGAAGCCTATCGTTCGCAAGGGCGACCGGGTGAAGAAGGGCGACGTCATCGCGGACGGCCCGGCGACGGAGACGGGTGAGCTGGCGCTCGGCCAGAACGTGGTGGTCGCGTTCATGCCGTGGCAGGGCTACAACTTCGAGGACTCCATCCTCCTCAGCGAGCGCATCCTCAAGGAGGACGTCTTCACGTCCATCCACATCGAGGAGTTCGAGTGCATCGCGCGCGACACCAAGCTGGGCAAGGAGGAGATCACCCGCGACATCCCGAACGTGGGTGAGGAAGCCCTCAAGGACCTGGACGAGAGCGGCATCATCCGCATTGGCGCCGAGGTGAAGCCCGGCGACGTGCTGGTGGGCAAGATCACCCCGAAGGGCGAGACCCAGCTCTCCCCCGAGGAGAAGCTGCTCCGCGCCATCTTCGGTGAGAAGGCCGGCGACGTGCGTGACAGCAGCCTCCGCGTGCCTCCGGGCGTGGTGGGCACCGTCATCAACGCCAAGGTGTTCAGCCGCAAGGGCGTGGAGAAGGACGAGCGCGCCAAGCAGATCGAGTCGATGGAGGAGGCGAAGCTCCTCAAGGACCAGAACGACGAGATCAAGGTCCTCCAGGACAGCGCCTACAGCCGCCTCCGCGGCCTGGTCCGCGGCAAGGAGGTCCAGGGCAAGCTCGTGGATGACAAGGGGCGCATCCTCCTGAAGAAGGGGGACATCCTCAACGACGAGCTGCTGGCCACGGTGCCGTACAAGTACTGGGGCGAGATCTCCGTCGGGGATCCGCTGGACTCGCGCCTGCGCGACATCCTGCGCAACCTGGAGGAGACGAAGGAGGCCGTGAAGCTGGCCTTCGGCGAGAAGATCGCCCGCATCAAGAAGGGCGACGAGCTGCCTCCGGGCGTCATCAAGATGGTGAAGGTGTACGTCGCCATCAAGCGCAAGCTGGCCGTGGGCGACAAGATGGCCGGCCGTCACGGCAACAAGGGTGTCGTGTCGCGCGTCCTCCCCGAGGAGGACATGCCGTTCCTGGAGGACGGGCGTCCGGTGGACATCGTCCTGAACCCGCTCGGCGTGCCCAGCCGCATGAACATCGGGCAGATCCTCGAGACGCACCTGGGCTGGGCGGCCAAGGGCGTGGGCGAGCAGCTCCAGCGCTACATCGAGGAGAAGTACAGCGGCGAGCAGCTGAAGAAGCAGCTGAGGACCATCTACGACGACAAGGCCTTCGGCGACTTCGTGGAGACGCTGTCCGATGAGGAGGTCCAGGACCTCTGCCGTCGTCTGAAGAAGGGCATCCACGTCGCGACGCCGGTGTTCGACGGCGCCCGCGAGACGGAGCTGCACAACCTCTTCGACGAGGGCCGCCTGCCGCGCTCCGGTCAGATGGTGCTGTTCGACGGCCGCACGGGAGAGCCGTTCGACCAGAACGTCACCGTGGGCGTGATGTACATGCTCAAGCTGCACCACCTCGTGGACGAGAAGATCCACGCCCGGTCCATCGGGCCCTACTCGCTCGTCACCCAGCAGCCGCTGGGCGGCAAGGCCCAGTTCGGCGGTCAGCGTCTGGGAGAGATGGAAGTCTGGGCGATGGAGGCCTACGGCGCGGCGTACACGCTGCAGGAGTTCCTCACCGTCAAGTCGGACGACGTGGTGGGCCGGACGCGCATGTACGAGGCGATCGTCAAGGGCGACAACGTCCTGGAGAGCGGCCTGCCCGAGTCGTTCAACGTGCTGCTCAAGGAGCTCCAGTCGCTGGCCCTGGACGTGGAGTTGCTCGAGAGCGCGCCCCCCGAGCGGCAGCGCAGCTTCGGCGGCGACTTCTTGGGTGGTGGCGACGGCGAGGACCGGAAGACCGGGACCGAGGCCTAA
- the rpoC gene encoding DNA-directed RNA polymerase subunit beta' produces MKDIFNFFEKPKDPLSFNAIRIALASPDKIRQWSHGEVKKPETINYRTFKPERDGLFCARIFGPVKDYECNCGKYKRMKHRGVVCEKCGVEVIQSKVRRERLGHITLATPVAHIWFLKSLPSRIGNLLDITLKDLEKVLYCESYMILNPKATPLQQGELVSEEKLHRLYQEHGEDSFTAGMGGEAVRTLLADIKVAELSEALRKDMRETSSEAKRKKYAKRLKVAEAFRASGNEPEWMMLDVIPVIPPDLRPLVPLDGGRFATSDLNDLYRRVINRNNRLKRLQELNAPDIIIRNEKRMLQEAVDALFDNGRRGKTITGPNKRPLKSLSDMLKGKQGRFRQNLLGKRVDYSGRSVIVVGPELRLHQCGLPKIMALELFKPFIYNKLEEKGYVTTIKSAKKMVEKERPEVWDILEDVIREHPVLLNRAPTLHRLGMQAFEPVLIEGKAIQLHPLVCAAFNADFDGDQMAVHVPLSIEAQMEARVLMMSTNNILSPANGKPIIVPTQDMVLGIYYMTRAREFANGEGRVFSSPMEVRAAYDHGEVHLQAKVVCRINGKRKETTVGRVLLWEVVPRQVGFDAINKVLDKKSLGNLIDLCYRLTGEKETVLLADRVRSLGYFHATRAGISIALKDMIIPAKKQEFLDFARKEVAEIENQYLEGLITDGERYNKVIDIWAEITEKVAQEMMAQISQDEATGDKDGKRETRKQPSFNPIYIMADSGARGSAQQIRQLAGMRGLMAKPSGEIIETPITANFREGLSVLQYFISTHGARKGLADTALKTANSGYLTRRLVDVAQDAIINEYDCGTMDGLFIGALVEGGEIIEPLGERILGRVALDDILDPVTGEVLVRANEEIDEDRVRRIENSGLDKVKIRSVLTCQAKRGICVECYGRDLARGRKVSIGEAVGVIAAQSIGEPGTQLTMRTFHIGGAATRRAEQSSLENRFAGTVKFAALNTVQKADGTLVAMNRNGELVIVDESGRERERYQIIYGARILVKEGQKLEAGILLAEWDPFAIPLLTEVGGVVRYEDIIEGVTMSETLDEVTGLSRKTIIESKDPEARPRVTIRDAQGNVKDLPSSRNQASYFLPQGAIITVNDGDEIQAGEVIAKVPRETTKTKDITGGLPRVAELFEARKPKDAAAIAEIDGVVSFGKDTKGKRKLIITPEVNGEQRADLAKEYLISKGKSINVHSGDRVKAGEAMMDGAANPHDILKVLGEKELARYLVDEVQEVYRLQGVKINDKHIETIVRQMLRRVRVTDVGDTNFLVDEQVEKWVFEEENEKVMSEGKRPAVGEPLLLGITKASLSTESFISASSFQETTKVLTEAAINGKVDYLRGLKENVIMGRLIPAGTGLPNYKHLDIAVESPTDEVNEMEAALAATHGDAGPLAPPPQRPEGTQTTGAA; encoded by the coding sequence GTGAAGGACATTTTCAACTTCTTCGAGAAGCCGAAGGACCCGCTGTCGTTCAACGCCATTCGCATTGCTTTGGCGTCGCCCGACAAGATCCGCCAGTGGTCGCACGGCGAGGTGAAGAAGCCGGAAACCATCAACTACCGCACCTTCAAGCCCGAGCGGGACGGCCTGTTCTGCGCTCGCATCTTCGGGCCGGTGAAGGACTACGAGTGCAACTGCGGCAAGTACAAGCGCATGAAGCACCGGGGCGTGGTGTGTGAGAAGTGCGGCGTGGAGGTCATCCAGTCCAAGGTGCGTCGTGAGCGCCTGGGCCACATCACCCTGGCCACGCCCGTGGCCCACATCTGGTTCCTGAAGTCGTTGCCGAGCCGTATCGGCAACCTGCTCGACATCACGCTGAAGGATTTGGAGAAGGTGCTCTATTGCGAGAGCTACATGATCCTCAATCCCAAGGCGACGCCGCTGCAGCAGGGCGAGCTGGTGAGCGAGGAGAAGCTGCACCGGCTCTACCAGGAGCACGGTGAGGACTCGTTCACCGCGGGCATGGGTGGCGAGGCTGTGCGCACGCTGCTGGCGGACATCAAGGTGGCCGAGCTGTCCGAGGCGCTCCGCAAGGACATGCGCGAGACGAGCAGCGAGGCGAAGCGGAAGAAGTACGCCAAGCGCCTGAAGGTGGCCGAGGCGTTCCGCGCGTCTGGCAACGAGCCCGAGTGGATGATGCTGGACGTGATTCCGGTCATCCCGCCGGACCTGCGCCCGCTGGTTCCCCTCGACGGTGGCCGCTTCGCGACGTCCGACCTGAACGACCTGTACCGCCGCGTCATCAACCGGAACAACCGCCTCAAGCGGCTCCAGGAGCTGAACGCGCCGGACATCATCATCCGCAACGAGAAGCGGATGCTGCAGGAGGCCGTGGACGCGCTGTTCGACAACGGCCGCCGCGGTAAGACCATCACCGGCCCGAACAAGCGGCCGCTGAAGTCGCTGTCCGACATGCTCAAGGGCAAGCAGGGCCGGTTCCGCCAGAACCTGCTCGGCAAGCGCGTGGACTACTCGGGCCGCTCGGTCATCGTCGTGGGTCCGGAGCTGCGCCTGCACCAGTGCGGCCTGCCGAAGATCATGGCGCTCGAGCTCTTCAAGCCGTTCATCTACAACAAGCTCGAAGAGAAGGGATACGTCACCACCATCAAGTCAGCGAAGAAGATGGTGGAGAAGGAGCGTCCCGAGGTCTGGGACATCCTCGAGGACGTCATCCGTGAGCACCCGGTGCTCCTCAACCGCGCCCCCACGCTGCACCGTCTGGGCATGCAGGCCTTCGAGCCCGTGCTGATCGAGGGCAAGGCCATCCAGCTGCACCCGCTGGTCTGCGCGGCGTTCAACGCCGACTTCGACGGCGACCAGATGGCCGTCCACGTGCCGCTCTCCATCGAAGCTCAGATGGAGGCCCGCGTGCTGATGATGTCGACGAACAACATCCTCAGCCCCGCGAACGGCAAGCCCATCATCGTCCCGACGCAGGACATGGTGCTCGGCATCTACTACATGACCCGCGCCCGCGAGTTCGCCAACGGCGAGGGCCGCGTGTTCAGCTCCCCGATGGAAGTGCGCGCCGCGTACGACCACGGTGAGGTGCACCTGCAGGCCAAGGTCGTGTGCCGCATCAACGGCAAGCGCAAGGAGACCACGGTCGGCCGTGTGCTGCTGTGGGAAGTGGTCCCGCGCCAGGTGGGCTTCGACGCCATCAACAAGGTGCTCGACAAGAAGTCGCTCGGTAACCTCATCGACCTCTGCTACCGCCTCACGGGCGAGAAGGAGACGGTGCTGCTCGCGGACCGCGTGCGCAGCCTCGGCTACTTCCACGCCACGCGCGCCGGTATCTCCATCGCGCTCAAGGACATGATCATCCCTGCGAAGAAGCAGGAGTTCCTGGACTTCGCGCGCAAGGAAGTGGCGGAGATCGAGAACCAGTACCTCGAGGGCCTCATCACCGACGGTGAGCGCTACAACAAGGTCATCGATATCTGGGCGGAGATCACCGAGAAGGTCGCCCAGGAGATGATGGCGCAGATCTCCCAGGACGAGGCGACGGGCGACAAGGATGGCAAGCGCGAGACGCGCAAGCAGCCGTCCTTCAACCCCATCTACATCATGGCCGACTCGGGCGCGCGTGGTAGCGCCCAGCAGATCCGCCAGCTGGCGGGTATGCGCGGCCTGATGGCCAAGCCGTCCGGCGAAATCATCGAGACGCCCATCACGGCCAACTTCCGTGAAGGCCTCTCCGTGCTCCAGTACTTCATCTCCACGCACGGTGCTCGTAAGGGTCTGGCGGACACGGCGCTCAAGACGGCCAACTCCGGTTACCTGACGCGCCGTCTGGTGGACGTGGCGCAGGACGCGATCATCAACGAGTACGACTGCGGCACGATGGACGGTCTGTTCATTGGCGCCCTGGTCGAGGGCGGCGAGATCATCGAGCCCTTGGGTGAGCGCATCCTCGGCCGCGTGGCCCTGGATGACATCCTCGACCCGGTGACGGGCGAGGTGCTCGTGCGCGCCAACGAGGAGATCGACGAGGACCGCGTCCGCCGCATCGAGAACAGCGGCCTGGACAAGGTGAAGATCCGCTCGGTGCTCACGTGCCAGGCCAAGCGCGGCATCTGCGTGGAGTGCTACGGCCGTGACCTGGCGCGCGGCCGCAAGGTGTCCATCGGCGAGGCCGTGGGCGTCATCGCGGCGCAGTCCATCGGTGAGCCGGGTACGCAGCTCACGATGCGCACCTTCCACATCGGTGGTGCGGCGACGCGGCGCGCGGAGCAGTCCAGCCTCGAGAACCGGTTCGCGGGTACCGTGAAGTTCGCGGCCCTCAACACGGTGCAGAAGGCGGACGGCACCCTGGTGGCCATGAACCGCAACGGCGAGCTCGTCATCGTCGACGAGTCCGGCCGCGAGCGCGAGCGCTACCAGATCATCTACGGCGCGCGCATCCTCGTGAAGGAAGGGCAGAAGCTGGAGGCGGGCATCCTGCTGGCTGAGTGGGACCCGTTCGCCATCCCGCTGCTGACCGAGGTCGGCGGTGTCGTGCGCTACGAGGACATCATCGAAGGCGTCACGATGTCCGAGACGCTCGACGAGGTCACCGGTCTGTCGCGCAAGACGATCATCGAGTCGAAGGACCCGGAGGCGCGTCCGCGCGTCACCATCCGCGACGCGCAGGGCAACGTGAAGGACCTGCCGTCCTCGCGCAACCAGGCGAGCTACTTCCTGCCGCAGGGAGCCATCATCACCGTCAACGACGGCGATGAAATCCAGGCGGGCGAAGTCATCGCCAAGGTCCCGCGCGAGACGACGAAGACCAAGGACATCACGGGCGGTCTGCCGCGAGTGGCCGAGCTCTTCGAGGCGCGCAAGCCCAAGGACGCGGCGGCGATCGCGGAGATCGACGGCGTGGTGTCCTTCGGCAAGGACACCAAGGGCAAGCGCAAGCTCATCATCACCCCCGAGGTGAATGGCGAGCAGCGTGCTGATCTGGCCAAGGAGTACCTGATCTCCAAGGGCAAGAGCATCAACGTCCACTCCGGCGACCGCGTGAAGGCCGGCGAGGCGATGATGGACGGCGCGGCCAACCCGCACGACATCCTCAAGGTGCTGGGCGAGAAGGAGCTGGCCCGCTACCTGGTGGACGAAGTGCAGGAGGTCTACCGACTGCAGGGCGTGAAGATCAACGACAAGCACATCGAGACCATCGTCCGGCAGATGCTGCGCCGGGTGCGCGTCACCGATGTGGGCGACACCAACTTCCTGGTCGACGAGCAGGTCGAGAAGTGGGTGTTCGAGGAAGAGAACGAGAAGGTCATGTCCGAGGGGAAGCGCCCGGCCGTGGGCGAGCCCTTGCTGCTCGGCATCACCAAGGCGTCGCTCTCCACCGAGTCGTTCATCTCGGCGTCGTCCTTCCAGGAGACCACCAAGGTGCTCACCGAGGCCGCCATCAACGGCAAGGTGGACTACCTCCGGGGCCTCAAGGAGAACGTCATCATGGGCCGGCTCATCCCCGCCGGCACGGGCCTGCCGAACTACAAGCACCTCGACATCGCGGTGGAGAGCCCCACCGACGAGGTCAACGAGATGGAGGCCGCCCTGGCCGCCACGCACGGCGACGCGGGCCCGTTGGCCCCGCCGCCCCAGCGGCCTGAGGGCACCCAGACGACCGGCGCTGCCTAA